In Phacochoerus africanus isolate WHEZ1 chromosome 2, ROS_Pafr_v1, whole genome shotgun sequence, one DNA window encodes the following:
- the PRRT1B gene encoding proline rich transmembrane protein 1B, with protein sequence MDAGADVKGGSSPAASEDPQSSPRPELPQLPCRPQLLDEDGGPSKEAATDGGSAPAPGEAPANPPADPPAEASLGPPAQAQATGEAQQAPKATAGGVPNIGFVGEPPPYAPPDPKAEHLLYPPFPQPVLFPPVSAPPALYPPPPSPLFPAPAVQPLFTPFPVYNSPVAGVPAPATAEPRPLPKDYMMESVLVTLFCCLLTGLLAIVYSHESRAALGRGDLAHAEEASRKARSLVLFSLLFGVFVSTSWVIYVVVALYLP encoded by the exons ATGGACGCAG GAGCAGACGTGAAAGGGGGCAGCAGCCCTGCAGCCTCTGAGGACCCCCAGAGCTCCCCTCGGCCCGAGCTCCCGCAGCTCCCATGCCGCCCACAGCTCCTGGATGAGGACGGAGGGCCCAGCAAGGAAGCGGCCACGGATGGAGGCAGCGCCCCAGCACCAGGGGAAGCCCCAGCCAACCCCCCAGCTGACCCCCCGGCTGAGGCCTCCTTGGGGCCCCCGGCTCAGGCTCAGGCCACGGGCGAGGCCCAACAGGCACCCAAGGCGACGGCTGGTGGGGTCCCCAACATCGGCTTTGTGGGCGAGCCTCCACCCTACGCACCACCTGACCCCAAAGCAGAGCACCTGCTCTACCCGCCCTTCCCGCAGCCCGTGCTCTTCCCGCCAGTGTCTGCGCCCCCGGCCCTGTACCCGCCGCCGCCCTCGCCGCTCTTCCCTGCGCCTGCAGTGCAGCCTCTCTTCACGCCCTTTCCCGTG TACAACAGCCCCGTGGCCGGTGTGCCAGCCCCTGCCACGGCCgagcccaggcccctgcccaAGGACTACATGATGGAGTCCGTGCTGGTGACCCTCTTCTGCTGCCTGCTCACCGGGCTCCTCGCCATTGTCTACTCCCATGAG AGCCGCGCGGCCCTGGGCAGGGGGGACCTGGCCCACGCTGAGGAGGCCTCTCGCAAGGCCCGCTCGCTCGTGCTCTTCAGCCTGCTCTTTGGCGTCTTCGTGTCCACGAGCTGGGTCATCTACGTGGTGGTAGCGCTCTACCTCCCCTGA